One window of the Pyrinomonadaceae bacterium genome contains the following:
- a CDS encoding MarR family transcriptional regulator: MSADDIYEVQRLYPQIYLACHTNHVRAASTRWKLSAHDSAILSHLDRTIGLSPRALARHLSVTPSTLSASIKRLTNLGYLTCDAPANDKRRREIRLTDRGAEAMSETSVLDRERVRQLLKKLKPADRKAALDGLALLARAARELGAEEDA, translated from the coding sequence ATGAGCGCCGATGACATTTACGAAGTGCAGCGGTTGTATCCCCAGATCTATCTTGCCTGCCACACTAATCATGTGCGCGCGGCTTCGACCCGGTGGAAGCTGTCGGCGCATGACTCGGCGATTCTGTCACATCTCGATCGAACGATAGGGTTAAGTCCGCGTGCGCTCGCCAGGCACCTTAGCGTCACGCCTTCCACGCTTTCTGCAAGCATCAAGCGCTTGACCAATCTGGGCTATCTCACGTGCGACGCGCCGGCTAATGACAAGCGGCGGCGTGAGATTCGTTTGACTGATCGGGGCGCTGAGGCGATGTCGGAAACCTCGGTGCTGGATCGCGAGCGCGTGCGCCAGCTTTTGAAGAAGTTGAAACCTGCCGATCGCAAAGCAGCGCTGGACGGTCTGGCATTGCTGGCCCGCGCGGCCCGAGAACTCGGGGCAGAGGAGGACGCATGA
- a CDS encoding heavy metal translocating P-type ATPase — MHNHSNSSGRGAIDPVCGMTVNPEAAAGSFEFEGKQYYFCRQQCLEKFREAPRRFLTPSPPAQLVSIGLQRRPKPQSHSSDTREYTCPMHPEVRQVGMGSCPKCGMALEPVSAAPATKIEYTCPMHPEIVRDAPGSCPICGMALEPRTITLAEEENPELVDMTRRFWISAVLSLPVFLIGMNDVLPGRPLERIVSMDALGWIQFVLATPVVLWGGWPFFVRAWQSLVNMSLNMFTLIGLGVAVAYIYSVIAKLFPDVFPDSFKEHGVVPVYFEAAAVITTLVLLGQVLELKARNRTGAAIRALLALAPKTARRVQADGAEEDVPLDHVSAGDLLRVRPGEKVPVDGEVIEGASSVDESMVTGESIPVEKHARESVIGGTVNTTGSFIMRAERVGAETMLARIVQMVAEAQRSRAPIQKLADRVASFFVPAVIVVAIVTFLVWAFFGPEPRLAHGLINAVAVLIIACPCALGLATPMSIMVAMGKGASAGVLFKNAEAIEMLRKIDTLVVDKTGTLTEGKPKLVSITTAADWNEGELLRLAASLERASEHPLAAAIVRGAQERGIELSKVDEFESLTGRGVRGKIEEQHAGRVRTIALGNRKLLDELKIEPDALAEKAEQLRADGQTVMFVGVDNRIAGLIGVADPIKESTPEAIERLHAEGVRVIMVTGDNRTTAEAVARNVNVDEVIAEVLPEQKVEIVKRLQSESRAVAMAGDGVNDAPALAQSHAGIAMGTGTDVAIASADVTLVKGDLRGIVRARRLSRATMRNIKQNLFWAFIYNLLGVPIAAGVLYPFFGLLLSPMLAAAAMSFSSVSVIGNALRLRRMRL; from the coding sequence GTGCATAATCATTCGAACTCTTCTGGCCGCGGCGCGATTGATCCGGTCTGCGGCATGACCGTTAATCCCGAGGCCGCCGCCGGCTCTTTCGAGTTCGAAGGCAAACAGTATTACTTCTGCCGCCAACAATGTCTGGAAAAGTTTCGCGAGGCCCCGCGGCGTTTCCTAACACCTTCCCCGCCTGCGCAACTCGTATCGATTGGACTTCAACGCCGGCCTAAGCCTCAGTCGCACTCAAGCGACACGCGCGAATACACCTGCCCGATGCATCCGGAAGTTCGACAGGTTGGGATGGGTAGCTGTCCGAAGTGCGGCATGGCCCTCGAACCTGTCTCCGCCGCGCCTGCGACGAAGATTGAATACACGTGTCCGATGCATCCCGAGATAGTTCGCGACGCGCCGGGCAGTTGTCCGATCTGCGGCATGGCCCTGGAGCCGCGCACGATCACACTCGCCGAAGAAGAAAACCCTGAACTCGTCGATATGACGCGACGATTTTGGATCAGCGCGGTGCTGAGCCTGCCGGTCTTTCTCATCGGCATGAATGATGTTTTGCCAGGTCGTCCGCTGGAACGCATCGTTTCAATGGACGCGTTGGGTTGGATTCAGTTCGTGCTGGCGACGCCGGTGGTGCTGTGGGGCGGGTGGCCGTTTTTCGTGCGCGCGTGGCAATCGCTCGTCAACATGAGCCTCAACATGTTCACGCTGATCGGTCTGGGCGTGGCGGTCGCTTACATCTATAGCGTCATCGCCAAACTCTTTCCTGACGTTTTTCCTGATTCATTTAAAGAACACGGTGTGGTGCCGGTTTATTTCGAAGCGGCCGCGGTGATCACAACGCTGGTCCTGCTGGGACAGGTCCTGGAATTGAAAGCGCGGAACCGCACTGGCGCGGCAATTCGCGCTTTGCTGGCGCTCGCTCCGAAGACCGCGCGGCGCGTTCAGGCAGACGGCGCAGAAGAAGACGTGCCGCTCGATCACGTAAGCGCCGGCGATCTCTTGCGTGTGCGGCCGGGAGAAAAGGTTCCCGTCGATGGAGAGGTTATCGAAGGCGCCAGCTCAGTAGATGAATCGATGGTCACCGGCGAATCGATTCCGGTCGAGAAACACGCTCGCGAAAGCGTCATTGGCGGGACCGTGAACACGACCGGTTCGTTCATCATGCGCGCCGAGCGCGTCGGAGCTGAGACCATGCTGGCGCGCATCGTGCAGATGGTTGCCGAGGCGCAGCGAAGCCGCGCCCCGATTCAGAAACTTGCCGATCGGGTCGCCAGCTTCTTTGTGCCTGCGGTCATCGTCGTCGCGATCGTTACGTTCCTGGTCTGGGCGTTCTTTGGACCTGAGCCGCGTTTGGCGCATGGCCTGATAAATGCGGTTGCGGTTCTAATCATTGCCTGTCCGTGCGCGCTCGGACTGGCAACACCAATGTCGATCATGGTGGCGATGGGCAAAGGCGCATCGGCGGGCGTGCTGTTCAAGAACGCTGAAGCGATCGAGATGCTGCGAAAGATCGACACGCTGGTCGTCGATAAAACCGGCACGCTGACGGAAGGCAAACCGAAGCTTGTGTCGATCACAACGGCAGCGGATTGGAATGAGGGTGAGTTACTTCGTCTCGCCGCCAGTCTCGAACGCGCTAGCGAACATCCGCTGGCGGCCGCCATCGTGCGCGGCGCGCAAGAACGCGGCATTGAACTTTCGAAGGTTGATGAATTCGAATCGCTAACGGGCCGTGGCGTTCGGGGAAAGATTGAAGAGCAGCACGCGGGACGCGTGCGTACCATTGCTCTGGGAAATCGCAAGCTGCTGGACGAGTTGAAGATTGAACCGGATGCACTGGCAGAGAAAGCCGAACAACTGCGCGCCGACGGTCAGACCGTGATGTTCGTCGGGGTTGATAATCGCATCGCAGGGCTGATCGGCGTCGCGGACCCAATCAAGGAATCGACACCCGAAGCCATTGAGCGGCTTCACGCCGAAGGCGTGCGCGTCATCATGGTCACGGGGGATAACCGGACGACGGCTGAGGCTGTGGCCCGAAACGTGAACGTGGACGAAGTCATCGCGGAAGTGCTGCCCGAACAGAAAGTCGAGATTGTGAAGCGACTTCAGAGCGAAAGCCGCGCGGTCGCGATGGCGGGCGACGGCGTCAATGACGCTCCCGCCCTCGCGCAGAGCCACGCAGGAATTGCGATGGGAACCGGTACCGATGTCGCGATTGCCAGCGCCGATGTGACTTTGGTGAAGGGCGACCTGCGCGGCATCGTTCGTGCGCGTCGGCTAAGCCGCGCGACGATGCGCAATATCAAGCAGAACCTCTTCTGGGCATTCATCTACAACCTGCTCGGCGTGCCCATCGCCGCCGGGGTCCTCTATCCGTTCTTCGGACTGCTCTTGAGTCCGATGCTCGCCGCGGCGGCGATGAGTTTCAGCTCCGTGTCGGTTATCGGAAATGCGCTGCGTTTGCGGCGAATGAGATTGTGA
- a CDS encoding TIR domain-containing protein: MSDNQNQTSFDVALSFAGEDRTHAEELATQLRAYGIKVFYDAFEEHQLWGENLYTYLADVYGKKAKFCVMFVSESYAKKLWTSHERQFAQERAFKENRPYMLPVRIDDTEIPGLLSTIGYVDLRKVSVEHLTNLLLKKLDIPLSAQGRSAFPTIMLDLEANLLHDDEELLVIAGEMRNNLAVNVEPAFILEVPALKEDEDELSDLGKKSSPSIEERRQMNQLKKELSNAARTMEEIRRCINVLLRAQFYPVTDDADLMLAIKRISNFYAHGPVIQNTFKFDVYRENEPGVVKINLNRQELASVVEQIHCPEEVILGGHKIYLLELPPALLRDNIFPSMVMHFVFWHSSKFTDDKIVEMINPSFWCMARA; encoded by the coding sequence ATGTCCGATAACCAGAACCAAACCTCTTTTGATGTTGCCTTGTCTTTTGCAGGCGAAGATAGAACGCACGCCGAGGAATTAGCTACGCAACTCCGTGCCTACGGTATCAAGGTATTTTACGATGCTTTTGAAGAACATCAGTTGTGGGGCGAAAACCTCTATACATATTTGGCTGATGTTTACGGTAAGAAAGCGAAATTTTGTGTGATGTTCGTTTCCGAGAGTTATGCAAAAAAGCTGTGGACTTCTCATGAGCGTCAGTTCGCTCAGGAAAGGGCATTCAAGGAGAATAGGCCTTACATGCTTCCAGTTCGAATTGACGACACGGAAATACCCGGTCTCCTGTCGACAATTGGATATGTAGATTTACGTAAGGTGAGTGTTGAACATCTGACCAATCTTCTATTGAAAAAACTAGATATACCCCTTTCTGCTCAAGGCCGTTCAGCTTTCCCAACCATTATGTTAGACCTGGAAGCTAATCTGCTTCATGACGATGAAGAGTTGCTAGTTATTGCCGGGGAGATGCGTAATAACCTGGCCGTTAACGTTGAGCCCGCATTTATTCTTGAAGTCCCTGCGCTAAAGGAAGACGAAGACGAGCTATCGGACCTTGGGAAGAAAAGCTCTCCTTCGATCGAAGAAAGACGGCAAATGAACCAACTCAAGAAGGAGCTTTCAAATGCAGCCCGCACAATGGAGGAGATACGAAGGTGTATTAACGTCCTTCTTCGTGCCCAATTCTATCCAGTAACTGACGATGCAGATCTGATGCTCGCAATCAAGCGGATCTCCAATTTTTATGCCCATGGTCCAGTCATCCAAAACACTTTTAAATTCGATGTCTACAGGGAGAATGAACCAGGAGTTGTAAAGATCAATCTAAACCGCCAAGAACTGGCAAGCGTTGTCGAGCAGATTCATTGTCCCGAAGAAGTTATCCTAGGCGGTCATAAAATCTACTTACTTGAGCTGCCTCCAGCATTGCTCAGAGACAATATCTTCCCTTCTATGGTAATGCATTTTGTTTTTTGGCATTCCTCTAAGTTTACAGATGACAAAATAGTAGAAATGATTAATCCGTCTTTTTGGTGCATGGCGCGAGCTTAG
- a CDS encoding DUF1697 domain-containing protein codes for MSARPKQKYVAFLRGVNVGGKKPIRMKQLAEVLTAAGFRNVRTFIASGNVIFETVAKDPARIARKMEKHLLTALGYEITVIVRTVDDLRAIIKRNPFKKPKPSADEMLFVTFLASPPPVKPRLPLRSKTENMEVIALTDGAAFIIARRKKTGWFGFPHTFAEKEFKVFTTTRNWTTVVKIVATAEKK; via the coding sequence ATGAGCGCGCGCCCTAAACAAAAGTACGTAGCGTTTCTGCGCGGCGTCAACGTCGGCGGCAAGAAACCGATCAGGATGAAGCAATTAGCGGAAGTCCTGACCGCAGCCGGGTTTCGAAACGTGCGCACGTTCATTGCCAGCGGTAACGTGATCTTTGAAACTGTCGCAAAAGATCCGGCTCGCATCGCGAGGAAAATGGAGAAGCATCTGCTGACCGCCCTCGGCTATGAGATAACCGTGATCGTCAGAACTGTTGACGACTTGCGGGCCATCATCAAACGCAATCCTTTTAAGAAACCAAAACCGTCAGCGGACGAAATGCTTTTCGTAACGTTTCTGGCTTCGCCGCCGCCGGTAAAGCCTCGGCTGCCGCTTCGATCTAAAACTGAAAACATGGAAGTGATCGCTCTCACTGACGGCGCCGCATTCATCATCGCCCGACGCAAGAAGACCGGTTGGTTTGGTTTTCCCCACACGTTCGCGGAGAAGGAGTTCAAAGTTTTTACCACAACGCGGAACTGGACGACAGTGGTGAAGATTGTGGCGACGGCGGAGAAGAAATGA
- a CDS encoding SRPBCC family protein, with amino-acid sequence MKTAIVIVASIIGVVVLVFAVMALIGSQLPRAHTASRSIVLRQQRADVYAVIRDFKSAPAWRSGVKSIDIIETPGQKLRFLEHGNDDVTYEVTEDVPNQRIVTRILNTDLGYSGQWTYELSDENGGTRVKITEDGDVSNVLFRFMSRYIFGHTSTMDTYLTALGKKFGETASPQ; translated from the coding sequence ATGAAGACCGCGATTGTCATTGTCGCAAGCATCATCGGGGTAGTCGTCTTAGTTTTCGCCGTCATGGCTTTGATCGGTTCGCAATTGCCGAGGGCCCATACCGCATCGCGTTCGATCGTGCTGCGCCAACAGCGTGCGGACGTGTACGCCGTCATCCGCGACTTCAAATCTGCGCCGGCGTGGCGAAGTGGGGTGAAGAGCATCGACATCATCGAAACCCCGGGACAGAAGTTGCGGTTCCTTGAACACGGAAACGACGACGTGACGTACGAAGTGACCGAGGACGTGCCGAATCAACGGATAGTCACGCGAATTCTGAACACGGATCTTGGTTATTCAGGTCAGTGGACTTATGAACTGTCGGACGAGAACGGCGGCACGCGGGTGAAGATCACCGAAGACGGGGACGTCTCGAATGTTTTGTTCCGCTTCATGTCGCGCTATATCTTTGGCCACACCAGCACCATGGATACGTATCTCACGGCGTTGGGAAAGAAGTTCGGAGAAACAGCGAGCCCGCAGTAA
- a CDS encoding VOC family protein: MTQAEISGISPFFIVTHVPTSLAFYRDRFGFEITFEGPEPDDIFFGIVRRGGAQILMKAVGVAPVPNYTRDVKQGVARWDAFVIVPDPDALALEFASRDVEFFMPLKDTQDGLRGFEVKDADGYLLFFGRPR; encoded by the coding sequence ATGACCCAGGCAGAAATTTCGGGCATCTCACCGTTTTTTATCGTGACCCACGTGCCGACTTCGCTCGCGTTTTACCGGGACCGGTTCGGGTTTGAGATCACTTTCGAGGGGCCTGAGCCTGACGACATTTTCTTCGGCATCGTCCGCCGGGGCGGTGCGCAGATCCTGATGAAAGCGGTGGGCGTAGCTCCCGTGCCGAACTACACGCGAGACGTCAAGCAAGGCGTCGCCCGCTGGGACGCATTTGTTATCGTCCCTGATCCTGACGCACTGGCGCTCGAATTTGCTTCGCGCGATGTCGAGTTCTTCATGCCACTCAAAGACACCCAGGACGGGTTGCGTGGTTTCGAGGTCAAGGACGCCGACGGCTATCTTTTGTTTTTCGGTCGTCCGCGGTGA
- a CDS encoding MaoC family dehydratase gives MKIGDTISWTRSFSEDDIRLFNRVSGDEGSHHVTPDEQGRLMVHGLLTATIPTKIGGDMNFIAREMKFQFYRPVFAGDTITCACTVVEFEPMERYTNVRTEFVCRNQDGKEVMTGHAIGVVRHERAP, from the coding sequence ATGAAAATTGGCGACACGATTTCCTGGACGCGCTCTTTTAGCGAAGACGACATTCGTTTGTTCAATCGCGTCTCCGGCGATGAAGGGAGCCACCATGTAACGCCCGACGAACAAGGGCGGTTGATGGTTCACGGCCTGTTGACGGCGACGATTCCGACGAAGATTGGCGGCGATATGAACTTCATCGCCCGCGAAATGAAATTTCAGTTTTATCGCCCAGTATTTGCCGGCGACACAATCACCTGCGCATGTACCGTCGTTGAATTCGAACCAATGGAACGCTACACAAACGTCCGCACCGAATTCGTCTGCCGAAATCAGGACGGCAAAGAAGTGATGACCGGCCACGCTATCGGAGTTGTTCGCCATGAGCGCGCGCCCTAA
- a CDS encoding S1/P1 nuclease has protein sequence MKIKKWHYTFQSRIAIGVVCFILITPTLSLSWGAGGHMMTAQIAFDRLNPRAKAQARRLLAIRINPSAVTQRSRNFINASHWADDLRPFPEFDSFKELHFIDKFFSEDGTPLPTDLPPNNIVTALEENVNILKTSTDDHARAQALRFIIHFVGDIHQPLHCASRVSAALPTGDRGGNSVNLKIRQPNGTMKNTNLHSYWDGGIGTFPKTGPNFAPPPLNQIPGPVATIIRTYRATDPALNLNNPTDFAGWSEESHELAKDVAYRGITNNGIPSTAYNRTATRVARKRVAWGGYRLAALLNSIWP, from the coding sequence ATGAAGATAAAAAAATGGCACTACACGTTTCAAAGTCGCATCGCGATTGGGGTGGTCTGTTTCATTCTCATCACCCCGACGCTTTCATTAAGTTGGGGAGCGGGCGGACACATGATGACCGCTCAAATTGCCTTCGACCGTCTGAACCCGCGCGCCAAAGCGCAGGCGCGGAGGCTGCTGGCGATTCGGATTAACCCCTCCGCCGTCACACAGCGCAGCAGAAACTTCATTAATGCTTCGCACTGGGCCGACGATCTGAGGCCGTTCCCTGAATTCGATTCGTTCAAGGAGCTTCACTTTATTGACAAGTTTTTTTCTGAAGATGGCACGCCTCTGCCGACTGACCTGCCACCAAACAACATCGTCACGGCCCTTGAGGAGAACGTAAACATCCTGAAAACCAGCACTGACGACCATGCGCGCGCGCAGGCGTTGCGCTTCATCATTCATTTTGTCGGTGACATACATCAACCTTTGCATTGCGCCAGCCGTGTCAGCGCGGCGTTGCCGACCGGCGATCGGGGCGGCAATTCGGTGAATTTGAAAATTCGCCAACCGAACGGCACGATGAAGAACACGAATCTGCATAGCTATTGGGACGGAGGGATCGGCACGTTTCCCAAGACAGGGCCAAACTTCGCCCCGCCGCCGTTGAACCAGATTCCCGGGCCTGTCGCCACGATAATTCGAACATATCGCGCTACGGATCCAGCGCTGAATCTTAACAATCCGACTGATTTCGCCGGTTGGTCGGAGGAAAGCCACGAACTTGCGAAGGACGTGGCCTACCGGGGCATTACGAACAACGGGATACCGAGCACGGCTTACAACCGGACGGCTACGCGCGTCGCGCGCAAACGAGTCGCGTGGGGCGGCTATCGTCTGGCGGCGCTGCTTAACTCAATCTGGCCGTAA
- the mgtE gene encoding magnesium transporter, protein MPQKDLHKLLERIHLRLDESSVGISHQLAHLDAADLAELLNQLTLAEAATVISMLPIPRVIELFDHSEMRRRAPILEQLEPERVAAILEGLSADERTDVIQRMGLHECHRVLPKLNPEIRKELEGLLQYPAHTAGGIMTTEFVRLDSKLTVGAALKHIRAVAREKESIYACYVLDEKTNALLGAVSLRDLVMAELTTPVTEVMRRKPVTVNALDDQELVAKKIAKYNLLAVPVLEQDGSVVGFVTVDDVIDVLVEEQTEDILRMAGVEPGALDKPYFDNPISRVVRKRIVWLLLLFVAGTLTSAVLHRFEDELATVVALSFFIPLLIGTGGNAGAQTVMTVIRSLALGEIGMRHAWRVVLREASTGMIVGLLVAPIAFGQALLWNVPIALALTVAVTMLAICLWSTTVGSLVPIVAERFGVDPAVLSAPLITTLVDATGLVIYFSIARIILPQI, encoded by the coding sequence GTGCCTCAAAAGGACCTGCACAAACTTCTGGAGCGGATCCATCTGCGGCTGGATGAAAGCTCGGTCGGGATTTCGCACCAACTGGCCCATCTCGACGCAGCCGACTTAGCTGAGTTGCTTAACCAGTTGACGCTGGCTGAGGCCGCCACGGTCATCTCAATGCTGCCCATCCCGCGTGTGATCGAACTTTTCGATCATTCTGAGATGCGCCGCCGCGCGCCCATTCTTGAGCAGTTGGAGCCGGAACGGGTCGCGGCAATACTGGAAGGCCTCTCAGCGGACGAACGTACGGACGTCATCCAGCGGATGGGCCTGCATGAGTGTCATCGAGTCCTGCCGAAACTAAACCCGGAAATCCGCAAAGAGCTGGAGGGCTTACTTCAGTATCCGGCGCACACGGCGGGCGGCATCATGACCACCGAGTTTGTGCGGCTCGATTCGAAGCTAACCGTCGGCGCGGCGTTGAAGCACATCCGCGCCGTCGCGCGCGAGAAGGAATCCATCTACGCATGCTACGTATTGGATGAGAAAACAAACGCGCTGTTGGGGGCAGTCTCGTTGCGCGATCTGGTGATGGCTGAGCTGACTACGCCCGTCACTGAAGTGATGCGGCGCAAACCTGTGACGGTGAATGCGCTCGACGATCAGGAGCTGGTGGCGAAGAAGATCGCGAAGTACAACCTGCTCGCCGTGCCGGTGCTGGAACAGGATGGCAGTGTCGTCGGCTTCGTGACCGTCGATGATGTGATCGACGTGCTGGTCGAGGAACAGACCGAAGACATTTTGCGGATGGCCGGTGTTGAGCCGGGTGCGCTGGACAAGCCTTACTTCGACAATCCGATTAGTCGCGTAGTGCGCAAGCGAATCGTCTGGCTGCTGCTCTTGTTCGTCGCCGGCACACTCACGAGCGCTGTCCTGCATCGCTTCGAAGATGAGCTGGCCACGGTCGTGGCCCTGTCGTTCTTCATTCCGCTTCTGATTGGCACCGGCGGCAATGCCGGCGCGCAAACAGTAATGACTGTGATTCGCAGCCTGGCGCTCGGCGAAATCGGCATGCGTCACGCCTGGCGCGTGGTTCTGCGGGAAGCTTCGACGGGAATGATTGTCGGACTGCTGGTTGCGCCAATCGCGTTTGGACAAGCGCTGTTGTGGAACGTACCCATCGCGTTGGCGCTCACGGTGGCGGTTACGATGCTGGCGATTTGTCTTTGGTCAACAACGGTCGGATCGTTGGTGCCGATTGTCGCGGAACGATTCGGGGTCGATCCGGCCGTCCTGTCGGCGCCACTGATCACGACGCTCGTCGATGCGACTGGCCTGGTAATTTACTTCTCGATTGCAAGAATCATCCTGCCACAAATATGA